From a region of the Phaseolus vulgaris cultivar G19833 chromosome 6, P. vulgaris v2.0, whole genome shotgun sequence genome:
- the LOC137833462 gene encoding cytochrome b561 and DOMON domain-containing protein At5g47530-like, which produces MTFSENIVFFFTFLIAIIVPITSLPCNPYRFSTNIKYAACEDLPVLESSLYWNYHPSSGVVDVAFNKANAKDSSWVAWAINPSSKGMTLVNHVWDEGLVSEDGTLKAHSFSRSNLQSYGTIDFISDNVWKKSYVGIIISLAVIAVILEVMTWI; this is translated from the exons ATGACTTTCAGTGAAAATATAGTGTTCTTCTTCACTTTTCTAATTGCCATTATTGTCCCTATCACTTCACTGCCTTGCAACCCATACAG GTTTTCAACAAACATCAAGTATGCGGCTTGTGAGGATTTGCCTGTTCTTGAATCCTCGTTGTATTGGAACTACCATCCATCATCAGGTGTAGTTGATGTTGCATTCAACAAGGCCAACGCAAAGGACTCAAGTTGGGTTGCATGGGCCATAAACCCTAGCTCAAAGGGCATG ACTTTGGTGAACCATGTTTGGGATGAGGGTTTGGTTTCTGAAGATGGCACTCTCAAGGCTCACTCCTTTTCACGCTCTAATCTTCAATCCTATGGAACCATCGATTTCATATCTGACAATGTGTGGAAGAAGAGCTATGTAGGCATAATCATATCGTTGGCTGTAATTGCTGTCATTTTGGAAGTCATGACATGGATTTGA